The Bacillus sp. Bos-x628 genome segment GCCCGCGACGGATAGGGACCGAACTGTCTCACGACGTTCTGAACCCAGCTCGCGTACCGCTTTAATGGGCGAACAGCCCAACCCTTGGGACCGACTACAGCCCCAGGATGCGATGAGCCGACATCGAGGTGCCAAACCTCCCCGTCGATGTGGACTCTTGGGGGAGATAAGCCTGTTATCCCCGGGGTAGCTTTTATCCGTTGAGCGATGGCCCTTCCATGCGGAACCACCGGATCACTAAGCCCGACTTTCGTCCCTGCTCGACTTGTAGGTCTCGCAGTCAAGCTCCCTTGTGCCTTTACACTCTGCGAATGATTTCCAACCATTCTGAGGGAACCTTTGGGCGCCTCCGTTACATTTTAGGAGGCGACCGCCCCAGTCAAACTGCCCACCTGACACTGTCTCCCTGCCCGTTAAGGGCAGCGGGTTAGAAGGTCAATACAGCCAGGGTAGTATCCCACCGATGCCTCCACCGAAGCTGGCGCTCCGGTTTCCAAGGCTCCTACCTATCCTGTACAAGCTGTACCAACATTCAATATCAGGCTGCAGTAAAGCTCCACGGGGTCTTTCCGTCCTGTCGCGGGTAACCTGCATCTTCACAGGTACTATAATTTCACCGAGTCTCTCGTTGAGACAGTGCCCAGATCGTTGCGCCTTTCGTGCGGGTCGGAACTTACCCGACAAGGAATTTCGCTACCTTAGGACCGTTATAGTTACGGCCGCCGTTTACTGGGGCTTCAATTCGCACCTTCGCTTACGCTAAGCGCTCCTCTTAACCTTCCAGCACCGGGCAGGCGTCAGCCCCTATACTTCGCCTTACGGCTTCGCAGAGACCTGTGTTTTTGCTAAACAGTCGCCTGGGCCTATTCACTGCGGCTTCTCGGGGCTTTAACACCCTAAGAAGCACCCCTTCTCCCGAAGTTACGGGGTCATTTTGCCGAGTTCCTTAACGAGAGTTCTCTCGATCACCTTAGGATTCTCTCCTCGCCTACCTGTGTCGGTTTACGGTACGGGCACCTCTCACCTCGCTAGAGGCTTTTCTTGGCAGTGTGGAATCAGGAACTTCGCTACTAAATTTCGCTCGCCATCACAGCTCAGCCTTTTCGGGAAACGGATTTGCCTATTTCCCAGCCTAACTGCTTGGACGCGGATATCCATTACCGCGCTTACCCTATCCTCCTGCGTCCCCCCATTGCTCAAATGGTGAGGAGGTGGTACAGGAATATCAACCTGTTGTCCATCGCCTACGCCTTTCGGCCTCGGCTTAGGTCCCGACTGACCCTGAGCGGACGAGCCTTCCTCAGGAAACCTTAGGCATTCGGTGGACGGGATTCTCACCCGTCTTTCGCTACTCATACCGGCATTCTCACTTCTAAGCGCTCCACCAGTCCTTCCGGTCTGGCTTCTCTGCCCTTAGAACGCTCTCCTACCACTGTTCGTTAGAACAGTCCGCAGCTTCGGTGATACGTTTAGCCCCGGTACATTTTCGGCGCAGAGTCACTCGACCAGTGAGCTATTACGCACTCTTTAAATGGTGGCTGCTTCTAAGCCAACATCCTGGTTGTCTAAGCAACTCCACATCCTTTTCCACTTAACGTATACTTTGGGACCTTAGCTGGCGGTCTGGGCTGTTTCCCTTTCGACTACGGATCTTATCACTCGCAGTCTGACTCCCAAGGATAAGTCATCGGCATTCGGAGTTTGACTGAATTCGGTAACCCGGTAGGGGCCCCTAGTCCAATCAGTGCTCTACCTCCGAGACTCTTACCTTGAGGCTAGCCCTAAAGCTATTTCGGAGAGAACCAGCTATCTCCAGGTTCGATTGGCATTTCACCCCTACCCACACCTCATCCCCGCACTTTTCAACGTGCGTGGGTTCGGGCCTCCATTCAGTGTTACCTGAACTTCACCCTGGACATGGGTAGATCACCTGGTTTCGGGTCTACGACCACGTACTCTTGCGCCCTATTCAGACTCGCTTTCGCTGCGGCTCCGCATCTTCTGCTTAACCTTGCACGGGATCGTAACTCGCCGGTTCATTCTACAAAAGGCACGCCATCACCCGTTAACGGGCTCTGACTACTTGTAGGCACACGGTTTCAGGATCTATTTCACTCCCCTTCCGGGGTGCTTTTCACCTTTCCCTCACGGTACTGGTTCACTATCGGTCACTAGGGAGTATTTAGCCTTGGGAGATGGTCCTCCCGGATTCCGACGGAATTTCACGTGTTCCGCCGTACTCAGGATCCACTCTGGAGAGAATGACATTTCAGTTACAGGGCTGTTACCTTCTCTGGCGGGCCTTTCCAGACCTCTTCGCTTATATCATTCCTTTGTAACTCCGTATAGAGTGTCCTACAACCCCAAGAGGCAAGCCTCTTGGTTTGGGCTGTTCCCGTTTCGCTCGCCGCTACTTAGGGAATCGCATTTGCTTTCTCTTCCTCCGGGTACTTAGATGTTTCAGTTCCCCGGGTATGCCTTCTCATACTCTATGTATTCAAGTATGGATACTACTCCATTACGAGCAGTGGGTTTCCCCATTCGGAAATCTCCGGATCAATGCTTGCTTACAGCTCCCCGAAGCATATCGGTGTTCGTCCCGTCCTTCATCGGCTCCTAGTGCCAAGGCATCCACCGTGCGCCCTTTCTAACTTAACCATTTCTTACTTTAGAAAGAAGCACTTTGTGATACACTTTGCATTCAATGTGAATGTATTACTTATTGTTATCTAGTTTTCAAAGAACACGTTGGTGGAGCCTAGCGGGATCGAACCGCTGACCTCCTGCGTGCAAGGCAGGCGCTCTCCCAGCTGAGCTAAGGCCCCGATATATAGAGAAGATGGTGGGCCTGAGTGGACTCGAACCACCGACCTCACGCTTATCAGGCGTGCGCTCTAACCAGCTGAGCTACAGGCCCATCTTCATATCGAAGATATGATGTTGTAGGATCTTTTGCAAGTTCCTTCAAAACTAAACAAGACCAAAACGCATACTGCTCCATATATCCTTAGAAAGGAGGTGATCCAGCCGCACCTTCCGATACGGCTACCTTGTTACGACTTCACCCCAATCATCTGCCCCACCTTCGGCGGCTGGCTCCATAAAGGTTACCTCACCGACTTCGGGTGTTGCAAACTCTCGTGGTGTGACGGGCGGTGTGTACAAGGCCCGGGAACGTATTCACCGCGGCATGCTGATCCGCGATTACTAGCGATTCCAGCTTCACGCAGTCGAGTTGCAGACTGCGATCCGAACTGAGAACAGATTTGTGGGATTCGCTCAACCTTGCGGTCTCGCAGCCCTTTGTTCTGTCCATTGTAGCACGTGTGTAGCCCAGGTCATAAGGGGCATGATGATTTGACGTCATCCCCACCTTCCTCCGGTTTGTCACCGGCAGTCACCTTAGAGTGCCCAACTGAATGCTGGCAACTAAGATCAAGGGTTGCGCTCGTTGCGGGACTTAACCCAACATCTCACGACACGAGCTGACGACAACCATGCACCACCTGTCTCTCTGTCCCCGAAGGGAAAGCCCTATCTCTAGGGTTGTCAGAGGATGTCAAGACCTGGTAAGGTTCTTCGCGTTGCTTCGAATTAAACCACATGCTCCACCGCTTGTGCGGGCCCCCGTCAATTCCTTTGAGTTTCAGTCTTGCGACCGTACTTCCCAGGCGGAGTGCTTAATGCGTTAGCTGCAGCACTAAGGGGCGGAAACCCCCTAACACTTAGCACTCATCGTTTACGGCGTGGACTACCAGGGTATCTAATCCTGTTCGCTCCCCACGCTTTCGCTCCTCAGCGTCAGTTACAGACCAGAGAGTCGCCTTCGCCACTGGTGTTCCTCCACATCTCTACGCATTTCACCGCTACACGTGGAATTCCACTCTCCTCTTCTGCACTCAAGTTCCCCAGTTTCCAATGACCTTCCCCGGTTGAGCCGGGGGCTTTCACATCAGACTTAAGAAACCGCCTGCGAGCCCTTTACGCCCAATAATTCCGGACAACGCTTGCCACCTACGTATTACCGCGGCTGCTGGCACGTAGTTAGCCGTGGCTTTCTGGTTAGGTACCGTCATGGTACGAGCAGTGACTCTCGTACTTGTTCTTCCCTAACAACAGAGCTTTACGATCCGAAAACCTTCTTCACTCACGCGGCGTTGCTCCGTCAGACTTTCGTCCATTGCGGAAGATTCCCTACTGCTGCCTCCCGTAGGAGTCTGGGCCGTGTCTCAGTCCCAGTGTGGCCGATCACCCTCTCAGGTCGGCTACGCATCGTCGCCTTGGTGAGCCATTACCTCACCAACTAGCTAATGCGCCGCGGGTCCATCTGTAAGTGACAGCCGAAACCGTCTTTCATCCTTGAACCATGCGGTTCAAGGAACTATCCGGTATTAGCTCCGGTTTCCCGGAGTTATCCCAGTCTTACAGGCAGGTTACCCACGTGTTACTCACCCGTCCGCCGCTAACTTCCAGGAGCAAGCTCCCTTCTGTTCGCTCGACTTGCATGTATTAGGCACGCCGCCAGCGTTCGTCCTGAGCCAGGATCAAACTCTCCGAAGTATGCAGGATGCATATCACACATGCGTTGCTACACAATGTAACTTAGCATGTAATCATTCTCCTGCCTCGTCAGTTTGACTGACTACCTATGATGTATCATAGGATTTTTTATCAAATCTCGAATGAACAGGTACGTTTTGTCTTGTTTAGTTTTCAAAGAACTTGTTTACCGCTTCAGAAGCGACTAAATAATCTTATCACATCAAAATTGTTTAAGTCAACAACTTTTTTGTTATTATGTTTTTCGTTTCCTCATCATCAGCGACGTATATTAATTTACCACCATAAAGAATGAAAGTCAATAATATTTTTCATTAAATAATAAACTTTTCAATTACAACTAAAGCCGCTACACCAGGAATGCCTAATAAACCACTAATTCCACTTGTTACAGGATTAATGGTGACATGAAGTCCTAAACTCTCACCAAATAAATTGAGACAAAATAAAAAAAGTGCGCCTGCCACAAATTTAACTCCGATAAGCCCTAACCATTTGAACGGATTCGCTTGAACACCTGACATAAATAGCAGTAATACTGCCAGCAAAATTGAACCAATGACAATAACAGGTTCCATAATCCTCTCATCCCCTCTTCATATGAATAGTACAAGCATATGAGAGGACTATGTAAAATAGACCTGCTACCTCCAGTTGTTTAAACGTAAATTTCTCTTTTTCGCTTCTCTTAGATAGAAAAAGTACTTCGCTTGAGCAAGCTTTAATTCGAATAGAATGTCCGGTGAAGGCTCAACGCTATTTGCGACAAGCTTTTTTTGTCTGTTCCATTCTTCCTTTTGCTTAAAAAGCTGTTGAATTAATTTCTCATCGAATTCTTTTCGAATTGATTTTCTGCGAAGAAAACCCATGTAACGTACTTCTCCTTCCTACATCTCACGTCTGCCTTCTAGAGCCTTAGAAAGTGTGACTTCATCAGCATACTCCAAATCCCCACCCACTGGAAGACCATGAGCAATACGAGAGAGTTTAATTCCTGATGGTTTCAACAATCTAGAGATATACATTGCTGTAGCTTCTCCTTCTATGTTTGGATTGGTTGCAAGAATTACCTCTGTTACTTGGTCGTCTTGCAGTCTTTTTAATAAGTCAGGAATTTTAATATCCTCTGGGCCAATTCCGTCCATAGGCGAAATTGCACCATGAAGCACATGATATAAGCCGTTATATTCCTTCATCTTTTCCATTGCGATCACATCTTTTGGATCCTGTACTACACAGATAACTGATTGATCCCTTCTTGTATCTTCACAAATATAGCAGGGATCCTGATCTGTGATATGGCCGCAAACCGAGCAATATGTTAGATTACGCTTTGCATTCACCAGTGCCTTCGCAAAATCTAAAACGACATCTTCCTGCATACTAAGAACAAAAAAAGCCAGACGGACTGCAGTTTTCGGTCCGATTCCTGGCAATTTCATAAAGCTATCAATCAGCTTTGATATTGGTTCAGGATATTGCATCTTCAGTTATTCCCCCTAGAATAAACCCGGCATGTTCATTCCTTTTGTGAATTTACCCATTGTCTCATTAGTTAGTTCATCAACTTTTTTCAATGCATCATTTGTCGCTGCTAGTACGAGATCTTGAAGCATATCGATATCTTCCGGATCAACCACTTCTTCATTAATTGCAACATCAACCACTTCTTTTTGTCCATTTACTTTTACAGTGACCATACCGCCACCTGCCGTACCTTCTAGTACCTTTTCTGCAAGCTCTTCTTGAGCCTTAGCCATATCTTTTTGCATTTTTTGCATTTGTTTCATCATTTTTTGCATATTTCCCATTCCACCGCGCATAATGAGCACCACTCTCTTTCGTTTTTGTTAATCTTTAATCTCAATCAAATCGGGTCCTACTAATTTTTTTGCTTCCGCAATAAATGGATCCTCTTCAGCGGAAATCGATTGACCATCTGCTTGTTCATCTGGCTGATGATCTCTTAAAAATTCTTCTCTTATTTTACCCCATTGGGAGTCAGGAACGCCAACTAATTCCACTCTTTTTCCTAGCATAGACTCTAGCAAGTGTTCAAGATTGGTTCGAACGCCACTTTTGTCTTCAGCAACCATTTTACAATGTATTTCAAATTTAAATTTTAAAACAAAGGCGTGCGGTGCTGCCGCAACTGGTTCACTATCATTTAAAAGTGCGGCATGAGACACCTTATTTTGTTGTTTTAGCTGGGCAAGAAGTTCTCCCCATTGACTTTTTATTTTTTCTAATTCGGGTCGCTTCGCTTCTTTTAAAATTTCATGAATTCGACCAACAGGTGCACGATAACCATTTTTGTGACTCGTTTGAGGTCTAGGTGCTTCCTTCTGTTCTTGCTGACTTTGAGATTGAGAAACAGATACACGCTCTGTTCTCAGCCTTGACAGTTCCTGCTCCAGCCTGTCTATTTTATCCGTTAATGTTTTTAGATCAGAGCTGTCAGCGGATTGTGACATTCCTACCGTTGACTGACAAAGCTTAACAACTGCTACCTCAAAGAAAATTCTTGGATGATTGGTCCATTTCATCTCTTGCTGACTTTTATTTAGAACTTCAATCGTTTCATAAAGGAACTGAGGTGTAACACGATTGGAGAGCGACACAAACTTTTCGTCAACCTTTACCTTCTCCAGTACTCCCTGAAGATCTGGTGCCGTTTTATAAAGCAGCATGTCTCTGAAATAAAAAATCATGTCCTCTATTAATTTAGTAGCATCTTTCCCTTGTTGGAGCAATTCATTTAATGTGTCTAATGCTAATGCAATATTTTGATCAAAAATGGCTTCAGCAAGCTGACTGATAAAATGCTGAGATACGGAACCTGTAATAAGTAGCGCATCATCAATTGTCAGTTGTTCTCCACTAAATGAAATCGCTTGATCCAGTAAGCTCAATGCGTCCCGCATACCGCCATCTGCTGCACTAGCGATAATTTCAAGTGAACCTTGTTGTACATTTAGACTTTCTGCAGCTACAATTTTCTCCATTCTTCCAACAATATCTTTTGTCGTAATGCGTTTGAAATCAAATCGCTGACAGCGGGATATTATTGTAAGGGGGATTTTATGAGGCTCTGTGGTAGCCAAAATAAATATACAATGAGCAGGCGGTTCCTCTAGCGTTTTAAGGAGGGCATTAAATGCTCCGATGGAGAGCATATGTACCTCATCTATAATATATACCTTATATGTAACCGCTGAAGGAGCAAATTTCACTTTATCACGTATATCTCTAATTTCATCTACCCCGTTATTAGAGGCCGCATCTATTTCAATAACGTCTGAGATTGAACCGGTTGTAATCCCTTTACAGGCATCACACTCATTACACGGTTCACTAACAGGTGATTTTTCGCAGTTAACTGCCTTTGCAAAGATCTTAGCAGCACTCGTTTTACCTGTTCCTCTTGGACCTGAAAATAAGTAGGCATGAGAAAACTTTTTCTGCAAAAGGGCATTTTGCAACGTTTTTGTGACGTGTTCTTGTCCAACAACATCCTCAAAAACTTGAGGCCTGAACACTCGATATAAAGCTTGATAACTCACAAATACGCCCTCCTCCATTTATCATCATTCTCATTATACATGAAGGAACGATCAATTCAAAAGCACACCTTTATTTTCTAATCAGCGAAAAAGATGATTCCACACTATACTTTTTCACTTTTCTCTTTCAAAAAACGGATTTCTCAGCAATTTAAATTCCATCATCAGACTAATAAGAACGTATGTTTCTTTTTGAACTGACGAAAATGTACATCATCCAGAAAAAGTCTTTTTAGCTATTTGTCTAACCAAAGCGTTTAAATTATGCTTTGAACAGAAACAAAAAACTCACCTAGATAAACTAGATGAGTTGCATTTAATATTTATTTACCGTGCACCTTCTGTCGATTCGCTACCCCAAACGTTACTTAAACAGTTAGCTCGGCCCAGGCAACCCTGCGGCACATGAGAGGTTTCACTTAATGCTGCTTCCTTCCGGACCTGACATGGTTCATGAATTCCCATTGCGCAGGACCCAGACGTCAACACCACTTATTTAAGGCAGACCTTGAAGTAAACGAACCTCGAGAAGGGATTCGACCTCGCTAGAGCGGATTGCGAGTACAGGGCACCGCTACCTCCCCGCTTAGCACGGCAAAATGAATATTAAATTGTCAGTGACGCAGACATAAGTATACCTTCTTAGAGCTGAAATTGCAAACGGCAGCCATTCATTTACTTTTCACCTGTTTCTTTTGCTGACGGAGCTTTCGAAAGAATTGACTTAATAACTCACTACATTCTTTTTCTAGTACACCACCAATCACTTCGGACTGATGATTGAACCGATCATCATTTAGCAAATTCATTAAAGTACCTGCACATCCACCTTTGGGATCGTATGCGCCAAACACTACTTTTTTCACTCTTGATAGCACAATAGCTCCTGCACACATTGGGCATGGTTCAAGCGTGACATAAAGAACTGCTTCTTCAAGCCGCCAGCTCCCAGTATGTTTACACGCTTCATCGATTGCAAGCAATTCTGCATGTGCAATTGAACGCTGCTCATTTTCCCTTAAATTATGAGCACGGCTCACAATCTGATCGTCTATCACTAAAACTGCACCAATTGGCACTTCACCTATTTGCTCTGCTTTTAATGCTTCAATAATGGCTTCTTGCATAAACTGTTCATCTTTATTCATAAGCACTGCTCTCTTTTCATGTTTTTTAAAAGGATATTGAGGTTAACATATGACCACAATCTTCTGAAGGGGGTCTTATTTTGTCCAATCATCAAAAGGCACTTCTTATCATCGACATGATTAATAATTTTGATTTTAACATGGGGCATGTTCTGGCTGAAAAAACAAAGCAAATAACCACTAAAATTTTAGCTCTTAAACAGCTCGCTTTCAAGAAGAAATGGCCAATTATATATATCAACGATCACTATGGCATTTGGAAAGCTGATATTCAAGCTGTCATAAAAAAGTGTGAAAATGAAAGAAGCCGCCCAATTTTAGAGAAAATCGCTCCATCAAGCCATGATTACTTCTTAATCAAACCTAAGCATTCCGCTTTCTATGGAACAGCACTGGAGACACTATTAAATGAGCTAGGTGTTCAGGAAATTATTTTAACGGGTATTGCAGGCAACATTTGCGTACTTTTCACTGCAAACGATGCTTATATGCGGGAATTCAATCTGATCGTACCTAAAGATTGTATCGCTTCAAATAACAATAGAGACAACGACTATGCTTTAACAATGATGAAGAACGTTCTTCTTGCAAATATCACTACCGCTAAGGATATCATGAATGAAAATCAAACATGATTTATCTATAACCCTCATAAATTGATAGCAATAACAAAGGGGGCGTTGATCATCCAAATTTATGTTGTCAAAAGAGGAGATACCTTAAGTGAAATTGCATTACGTTTCAAAACAACTGTAAACGAAATCATTCGTACCAACGACATCCAAACACCTAATCAACTTGTCGTTGGACAAACAATTGTCATCCCAATTAGAGGGCAATTTTATGAGGTAAAGCAAAATGACACTCTTTATACAATTGGAAGGAGGTTTCAAATTTCCGTAGAGGAATTGGCTCGTGTGAACAGAATTCAATCTGGAGCTATACTCCCTATACGCTTTTTACTGTATATTCCTGAAAGACCAAAAAGAAATATTCATTCAAATGCCTATATTGAACCACGTGGAAATCAAGTCAGTGAGAATTTAAAGCAGGCAGCTAGAGAAGCTTCGCCATACTTAACACATTTAGGCGTCTTTAGTTTCCAAGCCAAAAGAGACGGAACACTTCGAGAACCGCCATTAGATCAACTACCTCAGATTGCCGCTCAGAGCAGAACGGTTTTAACTATGGCTATTACTAATCTAGAAAATGAAAAATTCAGTGATGAACTTGGGCGTACCCTTTTAACAAATCAAGCTGTCAAAACAACATTTTTAAATGAAATCGTTCGTGTTGCTAGAAAGTATCAATTTAAAGAAATTCATTTTGATTTTGAATACTTACGCCCTGCTGATAAAGATGCCTATATTAAATTTTTAAAAGAAGCTACCTCTCGCCTTCACCGAGAGGGGTGGACAATTTCTGTAGCACTTGCTCCTAAAACAAGTAGTGAACAAAAAGGGAAATGGTACGAAGCCCATGACTATGCAGCTATCGGTCAGATCGTCGATCATGTTGTATTAATGACCTACGAATGGGGGTATAGTGGTGGACCTGCACAAGCAGTTTCTCCAATTGGACCCGTCCGCCAAGTGATTGAATATGCGTTGACTGTCGTGCCAGCCAATAAAATTGTGATGGGACAGAATTTATATGGCTATGATTGGACTCTTCCATTTGTCCCAGGTGGCCCATTCGCCAAAGCAGTCAGTCCTCAACAAGCCATCGCTATTGCTAGAGATCATAATGTATCCATTCTTTACGATGAAACGGCACAAGCACCTTATTTCCGTTATACTGATGCGAATAACAAACAACATGAGGTGTGGTTCGAAGACGCAAGATCTATCCAAGCAAAATTCAATCTCATCAAAGAGCTAAACCTTAACGGCATTGCTTATTGGAAACTAGGCTTATCCTTCCCACAAAATTGGCTCTTATTATCAGATCAATTTAATATTGAAAAAAGAACAACATCGTAATCTATTCACTCTATCTCCTAAAAGGGGTATGGTACAATATACATTGGTTTGACAACTTTACAGATAGAGGAGAACGCCTATGTATCCTGCCCCTTTTATTGCAGTGGAAGGCCCAATTGGAGCCGGAAAAACAACTTTGGCTACAATGCTTGCGAAGGAATTTCAATATTCTTTAGTGAAAGAGATTGTAGAAGAAAATCCATTCTTAAATAAATTTTATGAAGATATGGGACAATGGAGCTTTCAGCTTGAGATGTTCTTTTTATGCAACCGGTTTAAACAGTTGGAATCCATTCAAGAAGAATATGTGAATAAGAAGCAGCCGATTGTTACTGACTATCATGTCTATAAAAATATGATTTTTGCAGAAAGAACATTATCAAAAAAACACATGGAAAAATACAGAAAAATCTATCACTTGCTAACAGATGATCTGCCTAGACCTAATGCCATCATTTATATAAAAGCAAGCCTCCCCACCTTACTTGAAAGAATACAGATGAGAGGGCGCTCTTTTGAAGAAGACATCGATCCAGTTTATTTAAAGAATTTAATTGAAGATTATGAATTGGCCATCGAACATTTAAAACAGACTGACCCAAAGCTCCCTGTCATTACAATTGAGGGGGATGATACAGACTTTGTTTCCTCACAGCAGGATTACCAGCAAATTGTACAGAAGATAAAGGAGCAAGTACTATGACAAATATTGAAATACCAAAGGACGCA includes the following:
- a CDS encoding YbaB/EbfC family nucleoid-associated protein, producing MRGGMGNMQKMMKQMQKMQKDMAKAQEELAEKVLEGTAGGGMVTVKVNGQKEVVDVAINEEVVDPEDIDMLQDLVLAATNDALKKVDELTNETMGKFTKGMNMPGLF
- a CDS encoding isochorismatase family cysteine hydrolase, which encodes MSNHQKALLIIDMINNFDFNMGHVLAEKTKQITTKILALKQLAFKKKWPIIYINDHYGIWKADIQAVIKKCENERSRPILEKIAPSSHDYFLIKPKHSAFYGTALETLLNELGVQEIILTGIAGNICVLFTANDAYMREFNLIVPKDCIASNNNRDNDYALTMMKNVLLANITTAKDIMNENQT
- a CDS encoding glycoside hydrolase family 18 protein, with product MIIQIYVVKRGDTLSEIALRFKTTVNEIIRTNDIQTPNQLVVGQTIVIPIRGQFYEVKQNDTLYTIGRRFQISVEELARVNRIQSGAILPIRFLLYIPERPKRNIHSNAYIEPRGNQVSENLKQAAREASPYLTHLGVFSFQAKRDGTLREPPLDQLPQIAAQSRTVLTMAITNLENEKFSDELGRTLLTNQAVKTTFLNEIVRVARKYQFKEIHFDFEYLRPADKDAYIKFLKEATSRLHREGWTISVALAPKTSSEQKGKWYEAHDYAAIGQIVDHVVLMTYEWGYSGGPAQAVSPIGPVRQVIEYALTVVPANKIVMGQNLYGYDWTLPFVPGGPFAKAVSPQQAIAIARDHNVSILYDETAQAPYFRYTDANNKQHEVWFEDARSIQAKFNLIKELNLNGIAYWKLGLSFPQNWLLLSDQFNIEKRTTS
- the tadA gene encoding tRNA adenosine(34) deaminase TadA, which encodes MNKDEQFMQEAIIEALKAEQIGEVPIGAVLVIDDQIVSRAHNLRENEQRSIAHAELLAIDEACKHTGSWRLEEAVLYVTLEPCPMCAGAIVLSRVKKVVFGAYDPKGGCAGTLMNLLNDDRFNHQSEVIGGVLEKECSELLSQFFRKLRQQKKQVKSK
- the dnaX gene encoding DNA polymerase III subunit gamma/tau encodes the protein MSYQALYRVFRPQVFEDVVGQEHVTKTLQNALLQKKFSHAYLFSGPRGTGKTSAAKIFAKAVNCEKSPVSEPCNECDACKGITTGSISDVIEIDAASNNGVDEIRDIRDKVKFAPSAVTYKVYIIDEVHMLSIGAFNALLKTLEEPPAHCIFILATTEPHKIPLTIISRCQRFDFKRITTKDIVGRMEKIVAAESLNVQQGSLEIIASAADGGMRDALSLLDQAISFSGEQLTIDDALLITGSVSQHFISQLAEAIFDQNIALALDTLNELLQQGKDATKLIEDMIFYFRDMLLYKTAPDLQGVLEKVKVDEKFVSLSNRVTPQFLYETIEVLNKSQQEMKWTNHPRIFFEVAVVKLCQSTVGMSQSADSSDLKTLTDKIDRLEQELSRLRTERVSVSQSQSQQEQKEAPRPQTSHKNGYRAPVGRIHEILKEAKRPELEKIKSQWGELLAQLKQQNKVSHAALLNDSEPVAAAPHAFVLKFKFEIHCKMVAEDKSGVRTNLEHLLESMLGKRVELVGVPDSQWGKIREEFLRDHQPDEQADGQSISAEEDPFIAEAKKLVGPDLIEIKD
- the recR gene encoding recombination protein RecR; this encodes MQYPEPISKLIDSFMKLPGIGPKTAVRLAFFVLSMQEDVVLDFAKALVNAKRNLTYCSVCGHITDQDPCYICEDTRRDQSVICVVQDPKDVIAMEKMKEYNGLYHVLHGAISPMDGIGPEDIKIPDLLKRLQDDQVTEVILATNPNIEGEATAMYISRLLKPSGIKLSRIAHGLPVGGDLEYADEVTLSKALEGRREM
- a CDS encoding deoxynucleoside kinase, giving the protein MYPAPFIAVEGPIGAGKTTLATMLAKEFQYSLVKEIVEENPFLNKFYEDMGQWSFQLEMFFLCNRFKQLESIQEEYVNKKQPIVTDYHVYKNMIFAERTLSKKHMEKYRKIYHLLTDDLPRPNAIIYIKASLPTLLERIQMRGRSFEEDIDPVYLKNLIEDYELAIEHLKQTDPKLPVITIEGDDTDFVSSQQDYQQIVQKIKEQVL
- a CDS encoding pro-sigmaK processing inhibitor BofA family protein; its protein translation is MEPVIVIGSILLAVLLLFMSGVQANPFKWLGLIGVKFVAGALFLFCLNLFGESLGLHVTINPVTSGISGLLGIPGVAALVVIEKFII
- a CDS encoding YaaL family protein, whose product is MGFLRRKSIRKEFDEKLIQQLFKQKEEWNRQKKLVANSVEPSPDILFELKLAQAKYFFYLREAKKRNLRLNNWR